The nucleotide sequence TTTCCGTCCAGGATTTCGACGGACAGCCCCACAGCCTTTACACCCTTTTCGGCTCCCTCCTTGTCGACGGCAACGCCCTGCTGAAGGCCCATACGGTCTACAGCGGCGGCGAAGCGTTCGAAAAAGGGCAGCAGGGCTTCTTTCTCGGCGAAAAGCTGCTATTCGGCAAGGCGCTGGTCGTCGGCATGGCCGATATCGAAGAGGTGGATGCAACCATCGAGGCGGAGACCCTGCAGCAGCTCATCCGCTACGACTTGCCTGCATTCTATCAAACGGCGATCTCCCTGCTCCCCTCGGATTTTGCCTTTGACCAGGTCTATGCACTCGAAGGGATGGAGGGGGCGACCGCCGAATGGGTCCTCTACGCCTTCAGCCTCGCCGACGAAGCGACGCAAACCTATTTTCTTGACGAACTGAAAAAGACGGTATCGGGGGAAGAGGGCGTGCATCCCTACCTTGAGAAAATGGGTAATCTCGCCATCCGTTCGATGCAGTAGATAGGCTAAATGTGCCTCGCTCAGGGGCGCACCTCAAAAAAGGCACAAAAAGTCACTCCTCGCGGCGCTGTTGCTCCTCTTTTTCAAATATCCTGTTATTGTATTGTATGGTTCCGATCCCTACAAAAGCAGCAAAAAGTGCGATAATGCCTAGAATAATTTCTCCCGCTGTCATGTGAAATTTCCTCTGAATGCATATTTTGTTGTCATCGGACAAATCTACTCCACCCGGAATAAAAAGCAGCTTCCATTACAAAAGGATCATTTAGGCATAAAAATACACAAAGAATCGTACGGCTACGGAATAATGTAAAGATGATAAAAAAACTTGAAAATGTTGAAGAAAGGAAGTTTGGAAGTGGTGACCCCACGGAGACTCGAACTCCGGTAACCAGAATGAAAATCTGGGATCCTAACCGCTAGACGATGGGGCCACTTGGTGACAACAATTTTGTTGAGCCGAAATTATATTTCCGGGACGCTTAACAATCTCTTAAATGCCGCCATCTTGCGGCATTTAAATGAAATTACATATAGAATTCGCGAAGGGCGCGGATAATGACCGCATTTTTGGAGATGCTTTCCGCCTTGGCGTTGTCGTTGACGAGGTCATACAGGTCAAGGGGCAGGGAGATAGAGAAAGTCTTCGTTTCAACTTTTTTCTTGCGCTTCACCATATTGGTGACGTTTTGAAGCAGTTCGATAATCTTTTTCGTATCGATAGGCTTCTGGATGAAGCTGTTGACACCGATTTCGATTGTCTCGGAGATCTTCTGGATATCGTTGCTTGCAGAGATGACAACGACCATCTGCTGCGGGTTCATCTCACGGATCTTGCGCGCAAGCTCGATACCGTCCATTTCCGGCATGATAATGTCAACAAAGACGATATCCGGTTTTTTCTCTTTGAAAAGCTCCAGGGCTTCTTTACCATTAAAAGCGGATGTAACATCCTTAAAGAAGTTCTTGAACGTTGAACTGAGCAGTTCGTTCGCAACTGCTTCGTCTTCAACGACCATCGCACTCATCTTTTTCGTCTCTTCGGTCAGCTGAACCAGGTCAACATTTTTCATTTCTGTTTCCTCATGATGATTTCTGTATGTATTTTACACTGTTATTTAGCAAACAACGTTAACGGAATTAAAATTGTTTACTCGTGATATTACGTTGCAAAATTATAGTAACAATTAAATTACACAAACTTAAATTTATGGGAAAAATCAATATTTTTTAAATTGCTCGAGCCATTCGAGGTTGGATTCGACCGCTTTTTCCTTCTGGTCCAGGAGAGAAGCGATGATCGATTTGAGGGTCTGCTCGTCCATAAAAGCAAGCATATTGGGGTTGATGTGGGTATCGCCGCCGTAGCCGTTCAATAGTTTTTCGATGTCGTTGATCAATTCCTGTTTCGTATTCACTCAGGTACACTCCTTGTTTCAGGCCCGATATAGCGTTGACGCGGACGGGCAATCTTTTTCTCCGCATCGGCGTGGAATTCTAACCACTGTGCCAGCCAACCCACGGTACGGCCGATCACAAATATGATGGTAAACATCTCTTTGGGGATCTTGAGCGCCGTCAGGATCAACCCCGAATAGAAATCAATGTTCGGATAGAGCTTCCGCGAAATAAAATAGTCGTCGCTGAGGGCGACCGCTTCGATCTTCTCGGCGATCTGCAGCAGCTCGTTGTCGACATCAAGTTCATCTTTCATCTCGTCAAGCAGTTTCTTCAGGATTTTAGCACGCGGATCGAAATTTTTGTAAACGCGGTGTCCGAAGCCCATTAACCTGAAATCGTCTTCGGGGTCCTTTGTGCGGGCAATGAATTCGTCGACACGCTCTACGGAACCGATGTATTCAAGCTGTGCGATGACCGACTCGTTTGCCCCGCCGTGGGCCCGTCCCCACAGGGCATTGATACCCGCCGTAATCGCCGCATAGGGGTGCGCCCCCGTCGAGGCAACGGAACGGACCACCGTCGTGGAGGCATTCTGCTCGTGGTCGGCATGGAGGGTGAAGATCGTATCGAGAGCACGAACCTGCACCTCGGGTATCTTCAGGTTCTGCCCGGGGTAGGCGTGAATCATATAGAGAAAGTTTTCGGTATAGGAGCGCTCAAGGTCGGGATAGATGAAGGGAATCCCGAGGGAACGCCGGTAGGCGAACGCCGCCAGGGTAGGGACCTTGGCCAGCAGCCGGCGGCGCATCACCTGCAGGTCCTCGTCGTTGCGCATCATGATATGTTCCGAATAGAAGGTCGAGAGCGCGGAGACGGCGGAGGAGAGCATCGCCATGGGGTGGGCGTTGTCCGGAAAAGAGTAGAAGAGGTTCTTCAATCCCTCGTGGACATACGCCCTTTTACGGAATTCATAATCGTACGCCGCCAGTTCCTCCGGAGAGGGGAGTTCGCCGTTAAGCAGCAGATAGCAGACCTCGAGGTAGCTCTTTTTCATCGCCAGCTCTTCGATGGGGTAGCCGCGGTAGCGCAACTCACCCTTGGCCCCATCTATATAAGTAATGGTTGAGCTGCAGCTGGCCGTAGAGGTAAATCCGGGATCGTACGTAAACATTCCCGTCTGTTTGAAAAGGTCACGGATATCGATCACATCCTGACCCACAGTCGGATGCATGATGCTGAATTCGTAGCTGTTTCCCGTGCGATTGTCAGTCAAGGTCACTGTTGCCATGGCGAACTCCTTTCCGATGTATTCTTCCAAAGGATACCTAAAAACAAATGCAAAGCGCCAAAGGTCTGCTTATCATTAATCGCCGTTTCAAAAGATATTTATCTAGTTAACATAATGTATATTCTCTTGAAAACAATTTTCATCGCCCCCCGTACCTTCCGTGCCTTTCTGGCATCAGGTTAACAAAATATAAATTTTGCTTCTGGCCTTTCGGCCCTCAAACCTTAAACGCAAAGCCGCCAAAGCCTCCCCCGAAATATCCCATGAACCTTAAGCCAAAAATTCCTTGAAAAGGACACCTAAAATGGGATACCACGTATCGATACCGAAACGGATCATCTACGACAAGCGGCTGCGCGACGTTGACCTCCGCCTCTACACGATCATCGCGGAGGCATGTAACGCACAGGGCTTCTCTGAGATCACAAACGGTAAGCTGATGGAACTTTCCGGCAAGGCTGAAAGACCACTTCAGAAGTCGCTTAAATCTCTCCAGGACGGAAACTACATCGTTGTCGTCCACAACGTCAAGGCGTCGGACGTATACCCGAAGAACCTCCCCCGCGTAATCTGGCTCGAAGAGGCGCACGCATCGCACAAAGGCAAGGCGGCCCGTGAACGCAGGAAGACCCGCGAAAACGATTACCGCCTCTTCGTACAGTGGCTCAAAGCGGACTGTAAAAACATTTACATCCCGGTCGAGATCGGCGGCCTCGTCCACAAGTACATGATCCACAGCGACGGCCTGCTCTATCGCTATGAAACCGGGGAACGCCCTTCCCTCATGAGCAGCGAAGACAGCGCGGAGGTCTACAAAAAGATGTTCCGCAAAAAGAGCGTGGTTATCCGGTTCATGGAAGACGGCGGCCACAGTACGGCCATTGCCAACCTCGCCCAACTGGCGCAGCAGAAAAGGATCGACCATGACAATCAATGACCTCGAAACAAATCCTTTCTTCGGCGTTGTGCTCGACTTCGCAATCGAGAACAGTATGGAGAAGCGCCGTTTCCCTTCCCGGCTCGTCCAGGACCGTCTCGTCATGCACACCAACACCGGGAACGGGTATGAAACGCAGATCGCCGGGGCCGTCTATGAGTCAAACCACGCGAACGGCTTTCACCTGACACCATCCGGTGCGCTGCGGATCATCAAAGGCACGGCCCGCGATGAAGACGTGGCCGACCTCGAGCACGACCTTAACGTCGCCGCAGAAAGCGGCCTATTCCTCCCGGACGCCGAAGCGTTCGAAATGTACTTCTAAGGAGCACAAATGAAAATCACCGAAACATCAAACACGATCCTGGCTGCGGCCGATCTTCTCGACATCCCTACGATTGAAGCCGCAAAGGCCAAAACGATCCCGTATGAAAACGTGACCGTCCAGGAACGCTACACGATCAAGAACTTCTGGAAGAAGCCCTCTTTCTGGGTCGTGATCGGAACGGCCATCACCGCGGGAGCCGGCGGGGACTACTTCCACGCCGTTACGGCCGTCTTCTCACTCTTCGGGGGTAACTGATGGATGAAGCGAAAAAAGAACTGAATACGCCGCCGGAATCTATACCGGCGGAACCGCAGCTGGTTGAACTCGACGAAGATCAGCTCGACCAGATCGCCGACCGCCTGAGCGGAAACATAACCGCTGAAGTGACAAAGGCCGTCAAAGAGAAAATGGAACTCGCAGCGCAGGCCCCTGCCCCCCAACCTGAGCCGGAAACGGAACCGGAAAAGAAGCGCGGCTTCCCTTTCATCATCGTCGGCATCTTTAGCCTCGTCGGTATCGCTGCATTCATCGCCGTGAAGGCCAAAAAGCCCGAAGGGACGGCACAGGGGGCCGAAAATGCAGGTTAACGGAACGGACAACGGAATCGCTACGGGAACGGGTAGCGGAGACGCTGCGGAAGTGGCGGACGCTATCGCCGGGGAACAACACACCTCTGCTTTCAACCGTGCGGAGCTGATGGAAAAGACAGGCGCGGAGCTGGCACAGTTGGCAGCGCCCTATTCCGACAAAAAGCTCTCGACGCTCGAACGTATGAGCAAAGCGAAGCTCTGCGACATCATCATGAAAGGCGGCGAAGAGAAAGGCGACGACGCTCCGAAGGCCAGAGCGGCCAGAACGGAGAGCGAAACGGAGCAGATTATCAACATGGGCCTGACGGTGCTCGAAGCGTTCAAACAGAACCGTGACGGCAAACCGCTTAACCCGTTAGCACGTGAAATGTTCCAGAAACAGGCCATTATCGCCCTGGACGAACAGGTGCAGCAGGACCGCGTAAATCTCAACACTGCCTCAAAAGTGATGCTCTTCGGAGCGGGTGCCGTTGTGGTGATCGACGGTATCTTCGGGCTTGAAAACTCCCCTGCCCTACTCTCGAAGCTTAAAAATAAACTTTTCAGCCGGAAAAAGGAGGCGGAAAAGTGATCCAAAACCAGATCGTGACCGTGATCGGGCATAAAGGCTACGGTAAAACGAAGCTTACTGAGTTGTTAGCACTTCTCAAACGCCGTCCAACGATCATCGCGGACCCGCGCTATCAGTACGAGCCTAAACCGTGGCGCGTCCACTTTGGCAGCGTGGAGCAGTTCCGCAAATGGATCCACGATCGCGACAACATCGCCACCTTCTACGAATACAAATTCGAACTGGTTGTCCAGGGCGTTGACCCTGACAGCTTCGAAGTACTGGCGTGGATCGTCATGAAGATGAAGGCCATCACGTTTCTCGTCGACGAGGTTGACATGTTCGCCCCGCCTACCATGAACAACAAGAAAGCCTTTTATCACCTGATTCACTACGGACGTCACAACCGGATTGACATCATCACGACGTCACGACGACCTCCAAATATAAGTCGTAACCTTACAGCTATGACAGACCTATTTTTCTTCTCAAAAATCCGCGAAAACACGGACAAAAAGTATATGGAGAACTATATAGGAAAAGAGCACGCAGAAACGGCGAAGCGCTTGGAGCGCTTTCACTTCCTGATGATTGGAGAAGACTTGGAAAAGGCGCAGATCATCAGCATCCCGCGCAAAGCGGCGGAGGCGATATGACACACTATCTCAAAATTGAAAAAGATCATTTCATTGCAGTGAAGCAATACAAGAAAAAAGCTGAAATGCGTAGGAATGATAGAGGGTTCGAAGTAGATGATGAAATCATACTTTGTGAAATTGAAAACGGTGTTGAGACTGGTGAAAAGTGGCATGTTTATATCACCCACATTCAAACAGGAATGCAATATGGAATTGCGGATGGATTCGCAATGCTTTCCATCGAATTTTGAAAGGAAATAAATGGAACAGACAGAACATAAATACAAGGTCTACCGGAAAAAACAGCATATTGAAGTTGTAGGTACATTCCCGAACGGCGACGTAATCGTCCAGAACAAAGGCGACGATTCTGACCAGTGGAAGATCGACAAAGAAACCTTCGAACGTCAATACGTTGAAGTGAAACAGAAAAATAAAAAATGAATGATTGTCCTATCGGGTGCTTAAATGTTTTCCTATTGTTGGTAGCACTTTTTTTGACCCCGTTTGCAATGATTTACGCATTAATAAAGACAATTTGTTCGTAACCACAGAGCGCCTTTAGGGGCGTTCGATGGCTTCGGCCAAAATCTTATTCTATGTCACGTTGATCGTTTGGAGATCAGCGCGGCGTGTTTCCATAGGAGGAAATACAAAATGAAAAAAACCTACATCACGGCGTTTGTCGTCGGTATGCTCGTCGGCCTCGGCTCTGACATTCTCAGCGTTAAAGCGGGGGTGAACGTATGAAGCTGATCAACACCACCATGATCCTCTCTGCTCTGGCAACACTGGCCGGTATCGCAACGTACAAGAAAGTCGCTTCGCCGACCGTCCGCAAAACGCTCGGAGGTAATGCATAATGGCACGTATCTACCTCCACAAGGCAGGACAGGCGGCATTTACACCGACAACGCAATCGCGCATTGAACTCCCGCGCAACTTCCACATGCACAACCTTGTGTGCAAGCTCGTTGTCAACCACGACAACGCTGCGGCCGTTTCCCTTCTCAGCGGCGGATTCCTGAACCTGATCAACCAGATTCAGATTGTTTCGAACGGCAGCAAGACGCACAAGCATGTTGACACGAAAAAGCTCTCCCACAATACCCTGTACAACATCGGCAAAAACATGACGAAAAGTGTCGTCACGACCGTTTCGTCGGCTGGCAACATTTCGACGATCTATTTCGCCATCGACTTCAGTATGCTCGGCATGGCCCGCCCGTATGACACCATCGAGAACACGGCCCTTTACACGACGTTCGACATGCTCATCGACTGGGCATCTGAAGCAAGCATCGGTACAGGTGTAACCGTCAACAGCGCGACGCTCTTCGTCTCCTCGAACGAACTTGTCGGATATGCACGCAATCCGGGTGAACGAATCGCACACAACATCGAAACGCAGCTCAGTAAAGAGATCACGAGTAGCACGACAGAGTTCCAGATCGACCTCCCGGTCAAAAAGGTTTACCGCCGCCTGCTCATCGCCGCTACTGTCGACGGTGTTGTCAACAATTCCGTTGTGAACAGCGTGAAGCTGAAAAGCGGTACGACGGTGATCGCTGAATGGGATGCCGATGATCTTCGCGCCTTCAACATCCGCAAAAACCGCATCATCACCGAATCGGATGCCGACGGCCTTCTGCTCATCGACTTCTGTGCCCGCGGGAAACTCTCCGATGCACTCGACACGAACGGACAGTTCAATACGCTCGAACTCGTCCTCAGTGTCACCAAACAGGCCGGTACGAACAATGTGACGGTCTACACTGACGAATTCCAGACAGAGAATACAGTCGAAGTGCAGAAATAAAAGGGGAATCCATGTTTGAAGAAGATGGATTTTTCAGCGGCCTCAGCGCAAAAGACATTCTCGGTTACGGCCTTGAATCGTACAAGACGAAAGAGAGCATCACAAAGAACCAGGCGGACAAGGCCGCGTCTGATGCTCAAACAAAAGCGTACGAGCAGCAGCAGCAGAAAGCCACGATGCCTACAGGTTTCACCATCGACAAAAAAACAGGGATCTATCTTGGTCTCGGCGTCGGTGCGATCCTGCTCGGGATCCTCGCAATGAAGGCTAAGTAATGAACCTTCTCGGCAGCAGCTCGAACAACACATCCAGCCAGACGCTGACGAATACGCTCTCGTTCAACCCTATCATGAACATTGGCGACAGCAATGACGCCAAAACAGGGTTTGATGCTCAAACACGTGCTGACAGCACTGCTACAACGAGCAACAAAGACGAATTCGGTCTTAGTTCTGGTGTGGCTTTAGGTTCAGGAGCTAGCGCATCAGGCGGCCCGGTTGGAGTCGGTGACGATGTACAGCCCACAGAGCAGCAGGCGGCGAAAACGTCTGTACTGTCTGGTCTTGCAGGTAACACACCTGCCATGATCTTTGGTGTCGTCGTCATCATTGGCATCGTAGCGGCTATCACCGCTTCGTCCAGGAAAAAGGGTAACTGATGTGCTGCTCTATCGGCGATATCACCGGAGGCATCACAAAAGCTGTAGGCGGAGTCGTTGATAGTGTAGGTGGATTGCTCGGAGGCGGAGGAAGTCAAGGAACGACAACTTCGAATCAGGACAGCACCGCAAACGTCACCGTCACGCCGGAAACGAACGTGACGACGAACGTCGACCTGGAACCGCTCGCCGCAGTGCTGGCAGCTTCCGGTGCATCAACGACCAAAGCACTCAACAACGAAGCCGCGGCGAAACGTGACGCGGCAGCACTCGAATACCAAAACGCGGCACTGACACGGGCCACCGTGTCCGGATACATCGAGAAGGTCTTTTACGTTGCGATTATCGTCGGCGGGATCGTCTATCTCGGTAAAAAGAAAAAAGGAGGGAAATGAAACCCTACATCATCATCCCGAAAAGCATCACAAACGGCCTGAAGGATGTGGAGATCGGGACGGCCGGGGGATACTTAGTTGTCCTCGATGCTCCCGCACTGGCAAACATTACCGTCAAGCTCAACGACCAGAACAACGACCCGATCCCGCTTGAAAAGTTTCAGGGGATCGAGGCGAAAGGAGTAACTAAAGTCTTTGTTTCCGCCGATGCAGTCGCAGGAGGGATCATCAAACTCGCGCAGGCGAAAACGGCGGAGGACTTCCGCATCCTGACGCAGATCAGCCAGGTCGATATCAACAGCCTCGGCGGGTATGACCAAAATGCACTTGATCAGCTTACGGCTGCTTTCTCTGCATCGCTTCCGGCTGTGCTTGACAAAGTTGTTGATAAATATGATCTTCCCCAAAATCATAGAGCTTCTACTAATGCAGGTACATTAACAATTCTCTTTGACTTCTATGCTGACTGTGACAAAATGACTGTAAGAATGTTCTGTTATAACACTTCCCCTGATACGTTGTACTGGGGGAATGTTGTAGCATATTACGATAGTGAAATCGTTGCAAATGCATCTGTGAAAACATTTACAGACCAACCTTACATAGAGTTTACAATAGAAAATTGTAGAGGGAAGCACTTGGTAATTAGTGGAATTTCTGGAAATGGGACTTTCACCAAAGTCGGCTGTATGTTAAGCCTTTACACACTTAAAGCATAAGGATTAAATTTGACACCTGAAGAACAAGCAGTAATTGAAGCATTGCTCAATCCTGACGAAGTAATTGTTTCGATTACTTACACGAAAATTATGGAAGATTCTAGAGGGTTTCCAATCTTCTCAACTGATTATGTAAACCCTCCTTCTCAATACAGACACATAACTACAATTTATCCGTATGGTGTCGCAATTCTTCAAGACCTCGGATATGTTGCGCCGTGACAGAGCGCTAATCACCGCAGCAGCCTTCGCGCTGCTCTACTTCGAAAGGAGCTTTTTTTTGTACGGATTACCCTCAAAAGCCGCGCTTGTCGAAATCGTCGACAACGTTGTAAGCGTACTCGGCGGCGGCGAACCTGCACGGCTTCTTTTGCTTGAAACAGCGGCGGCCGAAACGGACATGGGAAACGCTATTGACCGCTCTTGGTTTACCGGGATCGGGCTGATGCAGTTCGACCCTATCGGCTTCGATGATGTCAAAGAGCGGACCCCGGCGCGGATCAAAAAGATCGTGAACCAGTATTTCGGCATCGATATCGACCGGGCGACGATCAATGACCTTCGTTGGTCCCCCATGCTCTCAGTCGTCTTCGCCCGTCTGAAATATAGACTTATCCCTGAACCGATACCGAAAAAACTTATCAGTTCAGTTCCGTTCGACATAGATGATCCTGAAATGATCGATGGGAGAGATGCTTACTGGAAACGTCATTACAACTCGATGGCCGGGGCCGGGACGCCGGAACACTACGTGAAGGCGGCACAACGCAATGGAATTGCCTGACTCATCAATCTTTGGAATGGTAGGCGAAGGATACAGCTACCTTTTCGGGTCAAATGATCCTGGAATGTCACAATCATCTGAACCTGACCAGAACCAAAACGTACTCGGTATCACTGAAACGGAAAACGGTGGGGTGAGTGCATCGTTCGGTGAAGGAAGCGTCGCGCAGCAAGTCTACGACGCAACGCCGGATTGGCTCAAATACCTGACCTTCGACAGCTACACGACGGCCGACCCGTCAAACGGCAACTTCAACACCTCCACGCAGTTTGAAAAGGACGTGGCGGACATTGCCGACGGTATCGGATCAAAACTTCTCAAGTACGGCGCTTACGCCGCCCTGCTCTTCATCGGGTTCACCTCGCTCAAAGAGTACACGGCGGAGCGGTCCAGAAAGGCCGCCCGTGCTTGAGCTGCTCGACTTCATCAAAGACTACGTCGATGTGATCATGCTGCTCGTGATCTACCCGCTCGTCAACGGTGTCCGCTACCTGAAATCCATTAATGACAAAATCGTTATAATCAGCAGCGATCACACCAACTTCAAACGGACGGTACGGGAACATGACAGACGGATCACAAAACTCGAAGTCAAAGTGGGGCCCTAGCGCCCTGCTCTACTTTCTGGCCGCCGCGTGCGGCCTTGCTATCGCTCTAACCGCCGACTACATAGACGGCGGGATCATCTTCACACTTCAATAACAGGAC is from Sulfurimonas sp. HSL-1656 and encodes:
- a CDS encoding DUF3850 domain-containing protein: MTHYLKIEKDHFIAVKQYKKKAEMRRNDRGFEVDDEIILCEIENGVETGEKWHVYITHIQTGMQYGIADGFAMLSIEF
- a CDS encoding response regulator, producing MKNVDLVQLTEETKKMSAMVVEDEAVANELLSSTFKNFFKDVTSAFNGKEALELFKEKKPDIVFVDIIMPEMDGIELARKIREMNPQQMVVVISASNDIQKISETIEIGVNSFIQKPIDTKKIIELLQNVTNMVKRKKKVETKTFSISLPLDLYDLVNDNAKAESISKNAVIIRALREFYM
- a CDS encoding citrate synthase produces the protein MATVTLTDNRTGNSYEFSIMHPTVGQDVIDIRDLFKQTGMFTYDPGFTSTASCSSTITYIDGAKGELRYRGYPIEELAMKKSYLEVCYLLLNGELPSPEELAAYDYEFRKRAYVHEGLKNLFYSFPDNAHPMAMLSSAVSALSTFYSEHIMMRNDEDLQVMRRRLLAKVPTLAAFAYRRSLGIPFIYPDLERSYTENFLYMIHAYPGQNLKIPEVQVRALDTIFTLHADHEQNASTTVVRSVASTGAHPYAAITAGINALWGRAHGGANESVIAQLEYIGSVERVDEFIARTKDPEDDFRLMGFGHRVYKNFDPRAKILKKLLDEMKDELDVDNELLQIAEKIEAVALSDDYFISRKLYPNIDFYSGLILTALKIPKEMFTIIFVIGRTVGWLAQWLEFHADAEKKIARPRQRYIGPETRSVPE